In Aspergillus flavus chromosome 3, complete sequence, one genomic interval encodes:
- a CDS encoding putative mRNA cleavage factor complex II protein Clp1 (Protein clp1), whose translation MSLPGLDLTQPSADNQFAPAPPTQVSLSKGSEWRFEVAFGTVIRVKLLAGTAELFGTELAPSQTYTFSGTKGAIYTWHGCTLEVGAGDTGPSVDGLAPGGLSGATPRGLGAGGCQSEYTAEETPMVEYANVHFALETMRQEAKATGKDGPRVLILGPENAGKTSVAKILTAYATKVERQPIVVNLDPTEGMLSVPGTLTATAFRTMMDVEEGWGSSPMSGPSAVPVKLPLVYFYPMQNPLEAEGSVYRPIVSRLALSVMGRMAEDEEARETGIIVDTPGALSQGKPGSLEMINHIVTEFSITTILVIGSERLYSLMMKNYDNKPTSSASAVASDERITVVKLSKSGGCVDRDAAFMKGVRESQIRTYFFGNPIPSTASAALSLSASSTTNVTLSPHAQQLDFNTLSIYNYTIASLEEDEDEYDPSQLGAGDSFLPGGGNDAEASQAQQDEPARATPLPGIVSSIESATPPVASNVPLKKVLPPAPSTLANSLIAITNAPTTASAAEVRDASIMGFLYVAEVDSEKGKIRALAPVGGRVPPRAIVWGKKWPGEVVGLVG comes from the exons ACAGCCGTCAGCGGACAACCAATTCGCGCCCGCACCGCCGACCCAGGTCAGCCTGTCGAAGGGCTCCGAGTGGAGATTTGAGGTTGCTTTCGGCACAGTCATTCGAGTCAAG CTCCTCGCTGGCACCGCAGAACTCTTTGGCACCGAACTAGCTCCATCTCAAACATACACCTTCTCCGGGACGAAAGGCGCAATATACACCTGGCATGGTTGCACACTGGAAGTGGGCGCGGGGGATACAGGGCCATCTGTCGATGGGTTGGCACCGGGTGGATTGAGCGGCGCGACACCTCGCGGGCTCGGCGCAGGAGGTTGTCAAAGCGAGTACACGGCAGAGGAGACACCGATGGTGGAATACGCCAATGTGCATTTTGCGTTGGAGACTATGCGTCAGGAGGCGAAGGCGACAGGAAAGGACGGTCCGCGCGTGCTAATTCTCGGCCCGGAGAATGCGGGAAAGACGAGTGTCGCGAAGATCCTGACGGCATATGCTACGAAGGTGGAGAGGCAACCTATCGTTGTCAACTTGGATCCGACTGAGGGTATGCTTAGTGTCCCTGGGACGTTGACGGCTACGGCGTTCCGCACTATGATGGATGTTGAGGAGGGATGGGGAAGCAGTCCTATGTCGGGGCCCAGTGCTGTTCCTGTGAAGCTGCCTTTGGTCTACTTTTACCCGATGCAGAATCCGCTGGAGGCGGAGGGGTCTGTTTACCGGCCCATTGTGTCGCGGTTGGCGCTGTCGGTGATGGGACGCATggcagaggatgaggaggctaGGGAAACGGGTATTATTGTGGATACGCCGGGGGCTTTAAGTCAGGGTAAACCTGGAAGTCTTGAAATGATCAACCATATCGTGACGGAGTTTTCGA TTACTACTATCCTTGTCATTGGCTCGGAACGTCTATACAGTCTCATGATGAAGAACTACGATAACAAGCCGACGTCTAGCGCTTCCGCCGTCGCCTCGGACGAGCGCATCACAGTCGTGAAGCTCTCTAAATCCGGTGGATGTGTAGATCGCGATGCAGCCTTTATGAAGGGAGTCCGGGAATCCCAAATCCGGACATACTTCTTTGGCAACCCTATCCCGTCCACTGCGTCTGCCGCTCTTTCGCTCTCAGCATCGTCAACTACAAATGTGACACTATCCCCACACGCCCAACAGCTTGATTTCAACACGCTCAGTATCTACAATTATACCATCGCATCGctagaggaagacgaagacgaataTGATCCATCCCAACTCGGAGCCGGTGACTCGTTCCTCCCCGGGGGAGGTAACGACGCTGAGGCCAGCCAGGCCCAGCAAGATGAGCCAGCTCGAGCTACACCTTTACCTGGCATAGTTTCCAGCATCGAGAGCGCTACCCCACCCGTGGCTTCGAATGTCCCGTTGAAGAAAGTCTTACCCCCTGCACCATCCACACTCGCCAACTCTctcatcgccatcaccaaCGCACCCACCACAGCCAGTGCGGCCGAGGTGCGGGACGCCAGTATAATGGGATTCCTGTACGTGGCTGAAGTGGATAGCGAGAAGGGCAAGATTCGTGCTCTAGCCCCGGTGGGCGGACGAGTACCACCGCGGGCGATTGTCTGGGGAAAGAAGTGGCCCGGAGAGGTAGTGGGGTTGGTTGGGTAG